The following are encoded together in the Streptomyces flavofungini genome:
- a CDS encoding sensor histidine kinase, with protein MTTAILDRYARLLEGHPARRTAARLLLAAVLVLLVSVEGLTLARQPTGPRAAVWTAGILCCLCAVPWSRPPLATRAWLAAGVSWAVTLYVFVSARPQIVWGTGEAIALLVLLTGVLLRLPARRAAVLGPLLALACVAAPVRDASPGRFTLLFSALAAVVSAFSLLLRAQQAQRVRDLEAVRAAERLELARELHDLVAHHVTGIVVQARAASFTDVGASAATSAFVRIADAGDEALGAMRRLVRVLREGEARTVPVAGLAELRELSETFTRTGPPVTVHVEQALQERLPADLAATAHHIVREALTNVRRHATGVSAVRVGVRAVEGGVEVRVADDGGRRGAGAGAGAVPGGVPGAGPGAGERGGFGLVGLEERVTALGGTLTAGPGTEGGWEVRAVLPHGQGAG; from the coding sequence GTGACCACCGCGATCCTCGACCGGTACGCGCGCCTCCTGGAGGGCCACCCCGCGCGCCGCACCGCCGCCCGCCTGCTGCTCGCCGCCGTCCTCGTCCTGCTCGTCAGCGTCGAGGGACTGACCCTCGCCCGCCAGCCCACCGGGCCCCGCGCCGCCGTCTGGACGGCGGGCATCCTCTGCTGCCTGTGCGCCGTCCCCTGGTCCCGCCCGCCCCTCGCCACCCGCGCCTGGCTCGCCGCCGGTGTCTCCTGGGCCGTCACCCTGTACGTGTTCGTCAGCGCCCGGCCGCAGATCGTCTGGGGCACGGGCGAGGCCATCGCGCTCCTCGTCCTGCTCACCGGCGTCCTGCTGCGGCTGCCCGCCCGCCGCGCCGCTGTGCTCGGGCCGCTCCTCGCGCTCGCCTGCGTGGCCGCGCCGGTGCGTGACGCCTCACCGGGCCGGTTCACGCTCCTGTTCTCCGCGCTGGCCGCCGTGGTGAGCGCCTTCTCCTTGCTTCTACGCGCCCAGCAGGCGCAGCGCGTCCGCGATCTGGAGGCCGTGCGCGCCGCCGAACGCCTCGAACTCGCCCGGGAACTGCACGACCTGGTCGCCCACCACGTCACCGGGATCGTCGTACAGGCCCGCGCCGCCTCCTTCACCGATGTCGGCGCCTCCGCCGCGACCAGCGCTTTCGTACGGATCGCGGATGCCGGGGACGAGGCGCTCGGCGCGATGCGGCGCCTGGTGCGGGTCCTGCGCGAGGGCGAGGCCCGCACCGTGCCCGTGGCCGGTCTCGCCGAACTGCGCGAGCTGTCCGAGACGTTCACCCGCACCGGCCCACCGGTCACCGTCCATGTGGAACAGGCGCTTCAGGAGCGGCTTCCGGCCGATCTCGCGGCCACCGCGCACCACATCGTCCGCGAGGCGCTGACGAACGTACGCCGACACGCCACCGGTGTCTCGGCGGTGCGCGTCGGCGTCCGCGCCGTCGAGGGCGGCGTGGAGGTGCGGGTGGCGGACGACGGCGGGCGGCGCGGCGCGGGGGCCGGGGCGGGGGCCGTGCCGGGCGGGGTGCCCGGGGCGGGACCGGGCGCGGGGGAGCGGGGCGGGTTCGGGCTCGTCGGCCTGGAGGAACGCGTCACGGCCCTCGGCGGCACGCTGACGGCGGGGCCCGGCACGGAGGGCGGCTGGGAGGTACGGGCCGTGCTGCCTCACGGGCAGGGGGCGGGTTAG